A genomic window from Streptomyces sp. NBC_00234 includes:
- a CDS encoding ABC transporter permease, which translates to MTSTTGPDADLLTGPPPAASARTARRPAGRRHPYRRALSTARGRTGLALVGVVVLAGLLAPLLAGHGPTEQSGQSLAALGTPGHPLGTDDLGRDLLSRFLYGIRADLGIISLAVPVGAVLGCLFALVAAAHPVADTVVQRIFDLLLAFPGLILALAVTAILGPGRLPVVLVIALAEIPVFGRLLRGGILVQREREYVTAARVGGSSGPRVLVRHILPNAADPLVVQIAVSLTVAVFIEGAMSFLGVGVRPPEPTLGAVLSQSMPYLAQAPHFAAGPLITVTALVLGLSLVAEALNREIRR; encoded by the coding sequence ATGACCTCGACCACCGGCCCCGACGCCGACCTCCTCACCGGCCCGCCCCCGGCCGCCTCCGCCCGTACGGCGCGCCGCCCGGCCGGCCGTCGTCACCCGTACCGCAGGGCCCTGTCCACGGCACGCGGTCGCACCGGTCTCGCCCTCGTCGGTGTGGTCGTGCTCGCCGGGCTGCTCGCACCGCTCCTCGCCGGGCACGGACCCACCGAGCAGAGCGGCCAGAGTCTTGCGGCCCTCGGCACGCCCGGACATCCGCTCGGCACCGACGATCTCGGCCGGGACCTGCTCAGCCGGTTCCTGTACGGCATCCGCGCCGACCTCGGCATCATCTCGCTCGCCGTCCCCGTCGGTGCCGTTCTCGGCTGCCTGTTCGCCCTCGTCGCCGCCGCGCACCCGGTCGCCGACACCGTCGTCCAACGGATCTTCGACCTCCTTCTCGCCTTCCCCGGCCTGATTCTCGCGCTCGCCGTCACCGCGATCCTCGGCCCCGGCCGGCTCCCCGTCGTCCTCGTCATCGCGCTCGCCGAGATCCCGGTCTTCGGCCGGCTGCTGCGCGGCGGAATCCTCGTCCAGCGGGAACGCGAGTACGTCACCGCCGCCCGGGTCGGGGGCAGTTCGGGCCCCCGGGTGCTGGTGCGGCACATCCTGCCCAACGCCGCTGACCCGCTCGTCGTCCAGATCGCCGTGTCGCTGACCGTCGCCGTCTTCATCGAGGGTGCGATGAGCTTCCTCGGCGTGGGTGTACGGCCGCCGGAACCCACCCTCGGAGCCGTACTGAGCCAGTCCATGCCCTATCTCGCCCAGGCCCCCCATTTCGCGGCGGGCCCTCTGATCACCGTGACCGCGCTCGTCCTCGGCCTGTCGCTCGTCGCCGAGGCGCTCAACCGGGAGATACGACGATGA
- a CDS encoding ABC transporter ATP-binding protein has protein sequence MTAQELLQVRNLGVEFTAPDGSALRAVHGVSFGLRRGETLAVVGESGSGKSTTALALTRMLPGTGRITTGSVRLEGRDLAAAGEEELRAVRGARIGMIFQDPMTALNPVLTAGRHLDEVLRAHGNHDRSARRARVVELLDRVGIPDPHRRADDHPHQFSGGQRQRILIAMALAGEPDILLADEPTTALDATVQDQILTLLADLNRETGTALVLITHNMGVVARACERVLVMYGGTVVEDGPTAEVLTRPRHPYTAGLLAAVPRLSSPSGTRLTGIPGSPPDLTLLGEGCAFADRCTLVEDRCRTGTPPLTRVADGVAVACLPAAGRTAPLPTPAPPTRIDRPVPGAVVLEAEGLHKTYKRRGLRGRGLPALDGVSLTLAAGETLGIVGESGSGKSTLARVLAHAHPADGGTVRLRGEDVTRPSRRELHAVRRQVQMVFQDPYASLNPRMTVGEIVAEPLIAFGTGDRSERERRVAELLRRAGLDPAVADRHPRSFSGGQRQRIGIARALAPEPSVLICDEPVSALDVSVQAQIVGLLTDLQRDLGLALVFIAHDLAVVRQVSHRIAVMHRGRIVETGSADEVCENPRDPYTRALLAAVPEPVPRIPVLPPARKTGVPA, from the coding sequence ATGACCGCACAGGAGCTGCTGCAGGTCCGTAACCTCGGCGTCGAGTTCACCGCCCCGGACGGCTCGGCCCTGCGTGCCGTGCACGGAGTCTCGTTCGGCCTGCGTCGCGGCGAGACACTGGCCGTCGTCGGCGAGTCCGGCTCCGGCAAGTCCACCACCGCTCTCGCTCTGACGCGCATGCTGCCCGGCACCGGGCGCATCACCACCGGCTCGGTCCGGCTGGAGGGCCGGGACCTGGCCGCCGCCGGGGAGGAGGAGCTGCGGGCGGTGCGCGGTGCCCGCATCGGAATGATCTTCCAGGACCCGATGACGGCGCTGAACCCCGTCCTGACGGCCGGCCGCCATCTCGACGAGGTCCTGCGCGCCCACGGGAACCACGACCGGTCGGCGCGCCGGGCCCGTGTGGTGGAACTCCTCGACCGGGTCGGCATTCCCGATCCGCACCGCCGTGCGGACGACCATCCCCATCAGTTCTCCGGCGGCCAGCGTCAGCGCATCCTCATCGCCATGGCCCTGGCCGGTGAGCCCGACATCCTTCTCGCCGACGAACCGACGACGGCGCTCGACGCCACCGTCCAGGACCAGATCCTCACCCTGCTGGCCGACCTCAACCGGGAGACCGGCACCGCCCTGGTCCTCATCACGCACAACATGGGCGTCGTCGCCCGCGCCTGCGAACGTGTCCTGGTCATGTACGGCGGCACGGTCGTCGAGGACGGGCCCACCGCCGAGGTCCTCACCCGTCCTCGCCACCCGTACACCGCGGGTCTGCTCGCCGCTGTTCCTCGTCTGTCCAGCCCTTCCGGTACGCGGCTCACGGGCATTCCCGGCAGTCCGCCCGACCTCACACTGCTGGGTGAGGGCTGCGCCTTCGCCGACCGCTGCACGCTCGTCGAGGACCGCTGCCGTACCGGGACACCGCCGCTCACCCGGGTCGCGGACGGGGTCGCCGTGGCCTGCCTCCCCGCGGCCGGGCGCACCGCACCCCTGCCCACGCCCGCTCCGCCCACCCGCATCGACCGTCCCGTACCCGGGGCCGTCGTCCTGGAGGCCGAGGGGCTGCACAAGACGTACAAGCGGCGCGGGCTCCGCGGGCGCGGGCTCCCCGCGCTCGACGGAGTGTCCCTGACCCTCGCCGCCGGGGAGACCCTCGGCATCGTCGGCGAGTCCGGCTCCGGGAAGTCCACCCTGGCACGGGTCCTGGCACACGCCCATCCCGCGGACGGCGGCACGGTGCGGCTGCGGGGCGAGGACGTCACCCGGCCGTCGCGCCGCGAGCTGCACGCGGTGCGCCGCCAGGTCCAGATGGTGTTCCAGGACCCGTACGCCTCGCTCAACCCGCGGATGACGGTGGGCGAGATCGTCGCCGAGCCCCTGATCGCCTTCGGTACGGGCGACCGGAGCGAACGGGAGCGGCGCGTGGCGGAGCTACTGCGCCGGGCGGGGCTCGACCCGGCCGTCGCCGACCGGCATCCGCGCTCCTTCTCCGGCGGGCAGCGCCAGCGCATCGGCATCGCCCGCGCACTCGCCCCCGAACCGTCCGTCCTCATCTGCGACGAACCCGTCTCCGCGCTCGACGTCTCCGTCCAGGCACAGATCGTCGGGCTCCTCACCGATCTCCAGCGTGACCTGGGACTCGCGCTGGTCTTCATCGCGCACGACCTCGCCGTCGTGCGTCAGGTCAGCCACCGCATCGCGGTGATGCACCGGGGCCGGATCGTGGAGACCGGCAGCGCGGACGAGGTCTGCGAGAACCCCCGGGATCCGTACACCCGCGCCCTGCTGGCCGCGGTGCCGGAGCCCGTACCCCGGATCCCGGTGCTTCCGCCGGCCCGGAAGACGGGAGTTCCCGCGTGA
- a CDS encoding formylglycine-generating enzyme family protein, with amino-acid sequence MKACCAPGRACTGGAGTELLGLPTVRRVAPADLPAVRHGGEPYAPAHRAMAELPGGAFRMGDAFGEGYHADHEGPVREVTVAPFAIDTTAVTNEAWAAFADATGYLTDAERHGSSFVFHQLLHPAAASHVLGQVPGAPWWLGVAGAFWDAPEGPGSGLADRADHPVVHISHDDARAYCDWAGLRLPTEAEWEYAARGGRDGARYPWGDDFTPDGREMCNTWQGHFPHRSDRPGGRTGTVPVTAYEPNGYGLFNVSGNVWEWCADTSGPGERVIRGGSYLCHASYCNRYRVAARSHNTPDSSTGHGGFRCARDLAAPLAPEGRTTP; translated from the coding sequence GTGAAGGCGTGCTGCGCGCCGGGGCGCGCCTGCACGGGCGGAGCGGGTACGGAGCTGCTGGGCCTGCCCACCGTACGCCGGGTGGCTCCGGCGGACCTTCCCGCCGTACGCCACGGCGGCGAACCGTACGCTCCCGCGCACCGGGCGATGGCCGAACTGCCCGGTGGTGCCTTCCGGATGGGCGACGCCTTCGGCGAGGGGTACCACGCGGACCACGAGGGGCCGGTGCGCGAGGTGACCGTGGCGCCGTTCGCCATCGACACCACCGCCGTCACCAACGAGGCCTGGGCGGCCTTCGCGGACGCCACCGGATACCTCACCGACGCGGAGCGCCACGGCAGTTCCTTCGTGTTCCACCAGCTCCTCCACCCTGCGGCCGCGTCCCACGTCCTCGGGCAGGTCCCCGGTGCCCCCTGGTGGCTGGGGGTGGCGGGGGCGTTCTGGGACGCGCCGGAGGGTCCGGGTTCCGGGCTCGCGGACCGGGCCGACCATCCGGTCGTCCACATCTCGCACGACGACGCCCGCGCCTACTGCGACTGGGCCGGCCTCCGGCTGCCCACCGAGGCCGAATGGGAGTACGCGGCCCGGGGCGGCAGGGACGGCGCCCGCTATCCGTGGGGCGACGACTTCACTCCCGATGGACGCGAGATGTGCAACACCTGGCAGGGCCACTTCCCGCACCGCTCGGACCGGCCCGGGGGCCGTACCGGCACGGTGCCGGTGACCGCGTACGAACCCAACGGCTACGGCCTGTTCAACGTCTCGGGCAACGTCTGGGAGTGGTGCGCCGACACCTCCGGGCCGGGCGAACGTGTCATCCGGGGCGGCTCCTACCTGTGCCACGCCTCGTACTGCAACCGCTACCGGGTGGCCGCCCGCTCCCACAACACCCCCGACTCCTCGACCGGCCACGGCGGATTCCGCTGTGCCCGCGACCTCGCAGCGCCCCTCGCTCCGGAAGGACGTACCACCCCGTGA
- a CDS encoding sulfatase — protein sequence MKAVMVMFDSLNRHLLPPYGADWIHAPNFRRLADRTVTYDTCYAGSMPCMPARRELHTGRHNFLHRGWGPLEPFDDSMPEILKRHGVYTHLVSDHQHYWEDGGATYHGRYNSWEFFRGQEGDAWKGQVADPEVPDDLRATRNDLWRQDWVNRQYLDTEAKQPQTLTFDAGLAFLRTNHAEDNWFVQIETFDPHEPFFTQDHYKDLYPHDYTGPHFDWPDYNRVTETKDQEAHARYEYAALLSMCDHSLGRVLDAMDAHDLWDDTMLVVCTDHGYLLGEKGWWAKVVQPWYNELVHTPLFVHDPRRPDRAGSRDGTLVQTIDLAPTLLDFFGADRTPDMQGRPLRDVEQPRDSALFGMFGGHVNVTDGRYVYMRSCHDDRNRPLFEHTLMPTRIRGRFTPEELSGLTLAEPFAFTKGVRTLKIAAQPSPLLGPQRFGTLLFDLESDPRQEKPLVDDTVELRMIRLLVERLRAGDAPAEQYERLGVPHDPEDVGEVHLLVAAQREAGEAAREPAPRSDEFTEGALNLRTPLARLLAEPAAAEAIRRIVPGLLDTELLTVRGGGTLLQIAGFAGHPGRSQLTALADELARLFPAHDDARP from the coding sequence GTGAAGGCCGTCATGGTGATGTTCGACAGCCTCAACCGGCACCTGCTGCCGCCCTACGGCGCCGACTGGATCCACGCCCCGAACTTCCGGCGGCTGGCCGACCGGACGGTCACCTACGACACCTGCTACGCGGGCTCCATGCCGTGCATGCCGGCCCGCCGCGAACTGCACACCGGGCGACACAACTTCCTGCACCGGGGCTGGGGACCGCTGGAGCCGTTCGACGACTCGATGCCCGAGATCCTCAAGCGGCACGGCGTCTACACCCACCTCGTCAGCGACCACCAGCACTACTGGGAGGACGGCGGCGCGACCTACCACGGCCGGTACAACTCCTGGGAGTTCTTCCGGGGGCAGGAGGGCGACGCCTGGAAGGGGCAGGTGGCCGATCCCGAGGTCCCCGACGATCTGCGCGCCACCCGCAACGACCTGTGGCGTCAGGACTGGGTCAACCGCCAGTACCTGGACACCGAGGCGAAGCAGCCGCAGACCCTCACCTTCGATGCCGGGCTCGCGTTCCTGCGCACCAATCATGCCGAGGACAACTGGTTCGTCCAGATCGAGACCTTCGACCCGCACGAGCCGTTCTTCACCCAGGACCACTACAAGGACCTCTACCCGCACGACTACACGGGGCCGCACTTCGACTGGCCGGACTACAACCGGGTCACCGAGACGAAGGACCAGGAGGCGCACGCCCGTTACGAGTACGCCGCACTGCTCTCGATGTGCGACCACTCCCTCGGCCGGGTCCTCGACGCGATGGACGCGCACGACCTGTGGGACGACACGATGCTCGTCGTCTGCACCGACCACGGCTATCTGCTGGGCGAGAAGGGCTGGTGGGCGAAGGTCGTCCAGCCCTGGTACAACGAGCTGGTCCACACCCCTCTCTTCGTCCACGATCCGCGCCGCCCGGACCGGGCCGGAAGCCGCGACGGCACCCTCGTCCAGACCATCGATCTCGCGCCGACCCTCCTCGACTTCTTCGGCGCCGACCGCACTCCGGACATGCAGGGACGCCCGCTCCGGGATGTCGAACAGCCCCGGGACTCAGCCCTGTTCGGCATGTTCGGAGGCCATGTGAACGTGACCGACGGACGGTACGTCTACATGCGGTCCTGTCACGACGACCGCAACCGGCCCCTGTTCGAACACACCCTGATGCCCACCCGGATCCGGGGCCGCTTCACCCCCGAGGAACTCTCCGGCCTCACCCTCGCGGAGCCGTTCGCCTTCACCAAGGGCGTACGCACCCTCAAGATCGCCGCCCAGCCCTCACCCCTGCTCGGCCCCCAGCGGTTCGGCACCCTGCTCTTCGACCTGGAGAGCGACCCGCGCCAGGAGAAGCCGCTCGTCGACGACACCGTGGAGCTGCGGATGATCCGACTCCTGGTGGAGCGGCTGCGGGCGGGCGATGCGCCCGCCGAGCAGTACGAGCGACTGGGCGTCCCGCACGATCCGGAGGACGTCGGCGAGGTCCATCTGTTGGTGGCCGCCCAGCGCGAGGCCGGCGAAGCGGCCCGCGAACCCGCCCCGCGCTCGGACGAGTTCACCGAAGGAGCGCTGAACCTCCGTACCCCGCTGGCGCGGCTCCTGGCCGAACCCGCCGCCGCCGAGGCGATCCGCCGGATCGTTCCCGGGCTGCTCGACACCGAGCTGCTGACCGTCCGGGGCGGCGGCACCCTGCTCCAGATCGCAGGCTTCGCCGGGCACCCGGGGCGGAGTCAACTCACCGCGCTCGCCGACGAACTGGCGCGGCTGTTCCCGGCGCACGACGACGCCAGGCCCTAG
- a CDS encoding saccharopine dehydrogenase family protein, with protein MSTTAAVVVYGATGHTGRFVVAELRRRGLATVVSGRNAAQLEELAAEYPGVEVRPATVDDEGALDRALAGAAAVINCAGPFAVTGGPVIEAALRAGIPYVDVAAEIEANAAVFADYAEAAGKAETAVVPAMAFYGGLGDLLVTAAMGEWTAADSVDVAYGLTSWHPTAGTRAAGQVSHERRAGRRVRFADGVLQYHDDEASQQDWEFPEPLGRRAVFSEFTMADVVTVPSHLAVPAVRTHMAVEAARDLAGQDTPAPEAVDELGRSDQMFVVDVLVRADGVERRATARGQDIYAVTAPLVVEAVQRILAGDTRAVGVASAGAMFDAADFLRSLAPHVSVELPG; from the coding sequence ATGAGCACGACGGCTGCAGTAGTGGTTTACGGGGCGACAGGTCACACCGGTCGATTCGTCGTCGCCGAACTTCGGAGGCGTGGGCTCGCCACTGTCGTCTCCGGCCGCAACGCCGCCCAGTTGGAGGAGCTGGCAGCCGAGTATCCCGGCGTGGAGGTACGGCCGGCCACCGTGGACGACGAGGGCGCGCTGGACCGTGCCCTCGCCGGTGCGGCGGCTGTCATCAACTGCGCCGGGCCGTTCGCGGTGACCGGAGGCCCGGTCATCGAGGCAGCCCTGCGCGCGGGGATCCCGTACGTCGACGTCGCCGCGGAGATCGAGGCGAACGCCGCGGTGTTCGCCGACTACGCGGAAGCGGCCGGGAAGGCGGAGACCGCCGTGGTGCCGGCGATGGCCTTCTACGGCGGTCTGGGCGACCTGCTCGTGACGGCGGCGATGGGGGAGTGGACCGCCGCCGACTCGGTGGATGTCGCGTACGGGCTGACCAGTTGGCACCCCACGGCGGGGACCCGGGCCGCCGGTCAGGTGTCCCACGAGCGTCGGGCGGGCCGCCGGGTGCGCTTCGCGGACGGCGTGCTGCAGTACCACGACGACGAGGCATCGCAGCAGGACTGGGAGTTCCCGGAGCCGCTGGGCCGGCGCGCGGTGTTCTCGGAGTTCACCATGGCCGACGTCGTCACCGTCCCCAGTCACCTGGCGGTGCCCGCGGTCCGGACCCACATGGCCGTCGAAGCCGCGCGTGACCTGGCCGGGCAGGATACTCCCGCGCCGGAGGCGGTCGACGAGCTGGGGCGGTCGGACCAGATGTTCGTCGTCGACGTCCTGGTGCGGGCGGACGGTGTCGAGCGGCGTGCCACGGCCCGCGGCCAGGACATCTACGCGGTCACGGCACCCCTGGTGGTGGAGGCCGTCCAGCGCATCCTGGCCGGAGACACGCGGGCGGTGGGCGTCGCCTCGGCCGGCGCGATGTTCGACGCGGCGGACTTCCTGCGCTCGCTCGCGCCTCACGTCTCCGTCGAACTCCCGGGCTGA
- a CDS encoding GlxA family transcriptional regulator produces MPTVALLTAGHLLHFELAVAYEIFGNPPREATQGWYDVQLCGPGPVRVGPFVVEPDHGLDQVAGADTVIVPACVDIDDPPPPELIEAVRAAHESGARVASLCTGAFVLGAAGLLDGRRATTHWAHAAELSARHPKALVDPDVLYTDNGSVLTAAGKAAAVDLCLHLVHLDHGAAIANSVARRLVMPPHRPGGQAQFVSTPVQVSGDHVLAHVLAWVQQRLDQPLTVTDMARKANTSPRNLGRQFRSVMGQTPIQWLLTQRVRRAQELLEATDKSIESVAVATGMGTATTLRRQFKRVVGVPPDSYRRSFRSKEPA; encoded by the coding sequence ATGCCAACTGTCGCACTGCTGACGGCCGGTCACCTGCTGCACTTCGAACTGGCGGTGGCCTACGAGATCTTCGGCAACCCGCCGCGCGAGGCCACGCAGGGCTGGTACGACGTCCAGCTCTGCGGGCCAGGTCCGGTCCGGGTGGGCCCGTTCGTGGTCGAGCCCGACCACGGGCTCGACCAGGTGGCAGGCGCCGACACGGTGATCGTTCCCGCGTGCGTCGACATCGACGACCCGCCGCCGCCCGAGCTGATCGAAGCCGTGCGTGCGGCCCACGAGTCGGGGGCCCGAGTGGCCTCGCTGTGCACCGGAGCGTTCGTACTCGGTGCCGCGGGCCTGCTGGACGGGCGCCGGGCCACCACCCACTGGGCCCATGCGGCGGAGTTGAGCGCACGTCACCCGAAGGCCCTGGTCGATCCGGACGTGCTGTACACGGACAACGGCAGTGTGCTCACCGCCGCGGGCAAGGCCGCCGCCGTGGACCTCTGCCTCCACCTGGTCCATCTGGACCACGGCGCCGCGATAGCCAACTCCGTCGCGCGCCGGCTCGTCATGCCGCCCCATCGCCCGGGCGGTCAGGCCCAGTTCGTATCCACGCCCGTGCAGGTTTCGGGCGACCACGTGCTCGCCCACGTGCTCGCCTGGGTCCAGCAGCGACTGGACCAGCCGCTGACGGTGACCGACATGGCGCGGAAGGCGAACACGAGCCCGCGCAATCTCGGACGGCAGTTCCGCTCGGTGATGGGCCAGACTCCGATCCAGTGGCTCCTGACCCAGCGCGTGCGTCGCGCCCAGGAACTGCTGGAGGCCACCGACAAGAGCATCGAGTCGGTGGCGGTCGCGACCGGCATGGGCACCGCCACGACACTTCGGCGCCAGTTCAAAAGGGTCGTCGGGGTGCCGCCCGACAGCTATCGGCGCTCGTTCCGCAGCAAGGAACCCGCCTGA